A genomic stretch from Mycobacterium cookii includes:
- a CDS encoding PE family protein, with protein MSGQHSKKNRRAAKSKARRAAFGLGGSAGAFLAFGLSPLAAAPQARADGLDVIIDPIINSVLHSVTSFDALLGIDPTAGLTSATDAASAAPGGWETLFADLGNNFTNPVSDAGTAASATDTSLNSFWQGLEQDWINSSFGSHIDASLNSYYDQVDPAASSASGACGLICNGSDGVGGGSLTAADGQGGGIFFGNGGNGATDALGQGGTGGDAGAWGNGGDGGAGANGGDGGAGGNAGTFFGNAGSGGNGGAGVAGGIGQVGGDGGAGGNAGTVGALNFFGHGGDGGHGGVGGAGGAGATGTAGSNGVAGISDGAGGNGGQGGIGENGGHGGDGGNASKGGLFGASGVNGSGGNGGAGGNAGAGGNGGNGATGVWGLDGANGVNGAGGDGGNGGAPGTVGGSGGAGGAAGTGGTGGTAGTTGGHGGASTIGGNGGTGGDGAKGDFSVAASAGNGGNGGDGGNGAAGFTDNGGNAGNGGVGAQGVAAHPSGGNGGQGGIGGNAGANGTGGTGGNGGNGGQGINGVNGVTGATGDGSDGTGGGDGGNGGNAGVGGLGGTVSGNGGAGGNGGIGGAGGTGGTGGNGGPGVIGNPNGGTGGDGGVAGNGGTGGNGAAGGAALGSGSTGAAGNGGQGGNAGTAGNGGNGGQGFTYTSGNHVGGDGGDGGSGGDAGAAGNGGAAGGATGHAGGTGNTGTGGTGGNGGAGGNAIGTNLVTGAGLAGGVGGDGGSGGDGGSAIGQGGVGGNGGLGGNASAGLNGPNIAFPGGYSGGAGGDGGYGGSGGDGGALGGNGGLGGNGANGGLGGNGGNAFQVSSNVSNQPGADGGHGGVGGDGGGAGSGGDALGGNGNGGGAGTAGVGGQGGNGGAAANANSNPSAIILSPNQPGGDGGGGGTGGAGGSGGDGGAGHGTGNGGNASAGGAGGQGGTGANGGFATGTGTGGDGGNAGWGGAGGSGGDGGGSGSLGGNGGTGGAGGVGGNTGTSAGTGGYGANGNGGTGGYGGRAGDGGSGGDGGTANGPTGNGGAAGAGGNGGSSVVGGNGGNGGAATASLSGGDGGNGGTGGAGGVGGSGGTGGDALGNGNGGAGGAGGNDGSNAIGGTGGTGGAASATQNGGDGGNGGQGNWNGGFVHTGSGGDGGNASGSGTGGNGGAGGNAANQSAGGSGGAGGAGSSAVGGGNGGDGGTGGNGGLSSTGDSTPGGSGGDGGSAGPGGHGGNGANGGTAGTGGNGGNGGAAGAAGNGVGAGHAGTAGSGGNGSGGSDGGSGGDGGSAGTAGTGGSGGNGTNGSVGGNGGANGAGVHGTTAPGLGTAGGPTAGTPGSPNSGETGGGGGGGGTGGTAGTGAP; from the coding sequence ATGTCTGGTCAGCACTCTAAGAAGAATCGGCGGGCGGCGAAGAGCAAGGCTCGTCGTGCGGCGTTCGGCCTCGGTGGTTCCGCCGGGGCGTTTTTGGCGTTTGGGTTGAGCCCGTTGGCGGCGGCGCCGCAGGCTCGTGCGGATGGTCTGGATGTGATCATCGACCCGATCATCAACTCCGTCCTGCATTCGGTGACGAGCTTTGACGCCCTGCTCGGCATCGACCCGACCGCCGGTCTGACGTCCGCCACCGATGCGGCATCTGCTGCCCCCGGTGGGTGGGAGACGCTGTTTGCGGACCTGGGCAACAACTTCACCAACCCGGTCAGTGACGCCGGCACGGCGGCCTCGGCGACCGATACTTCTTTGAACTCTTTCTGGCAGGGCCTTGAGCAGGACTGGATCAACTCCTCGTTCGGCTCTCACATCGACGCCTCCCTGAACTCCTACTACGACCAGGTCGACCCGGCGGCATCGTCGGCCTCGGGCGCGTGTGGCCTTATCTGCAACGGCTCCGATGGTGTCGGTGGTGGATCGCTGACCGCGGCCGACGGCCAAGGCGGCGGCATCTTCTTCGGTAACGGCGGTAACGGCGCCACCGACGCCTTGGGCCAGGGTGGTACCGGTGGTGACGCCGGCGCCTGGGGCAACGGCGGTGACGGCGGTGCCGGCGCCAACGGCGGTGACGGCGGCGCCGGCGGTAACGCCGGTACGTTCTTCGGCAACGCCGGTAGCGGCGGCAACGGCGGGGCTGGCGTGGCCGGCGGCATCGGTCAGGTCGGCGGCGACGGCGGCGCCGGTGGTAACGCCGGCACCGTGGGCGCATTGAACTTCTTCGGCCACGGCGGCGACGGCGGCCACGGCGGGGTCGGCGGTGCCGGCGGTGCCGGGGCCACCGGGACGGCCGGGTCCAACGGCGTGGCCGGGATCAGCGACGGCGCCGGCGGCAACGGCGGCCAGGGCGGCATCGGCGAAAACGGTGGCCATGGTGGCGACGGCGGCAACGCAAGCAAGGGCGGCCTGTTCGGCGCCAGCGGGGTCAACGGCAGCGGCGGTAACGGCGGGGCCGGCGGTAACGCCGGAGCCGGCGGTAACGGCGGCAACGGCGCCACCGGCGTCTGGGGCCTCGACGGCGCTAACGGCGTCAACGGCGCCGGCGGCGACGGCGGCAACGGCGGTGCCCCGGGCACCGTGGGCGGCTCCGGCGGAGCTGGCGGTGCTGCCGGCACCGGCGGCACCGGCGGTACTGCCGGCACCACGGGCGGCCACGGCGGCGCCAGCACCATCGGCGGCAACGGCGGCACCGGTGGTGACGGCGCCAAGGGCGACTTCTCGGTGGCGGCCAGCGCCGGCAACGGCGGCAACGGTGGTGACGGCGGCAACGGCGCGGCCGGCTTCACCGACAACGGCGGTAACGCCGGTAACGGCGGCGTCGGCGCCCAAGGCGTGGCAGCCCACCCGAGCGGCGGCAACGGCGGCCAGGGCGGTATCGGCGGTAACGCGGGCGCCAACGGCACCGGCGGCACCGGCGGCAACGGCGGCAACGGCGGCCAGGGCATCAACGGCGTCAACGGGGTCACCGGCGCGACCGGCGACGGCAGTGACGGCACCGGCGGCGGCGACGGCGGCAACGGCGGCAACGCCGGCGTCGGCGGTCTAGGCGGCACGGTCTCCGGTAACGGCGGCGCCGGCGGCAACGGCGGCATCGGCGGCGCCGGTGGCACCGGCGGCACCGGCGGCAACGGTGGTCCCGGCGTGATCGGCAACCCGAACGGCGGCACCGGCGGTGACGGCGGCGTTGCTGGTAACGGCGGCACTGGTGGTAACGGTGCAGCCGGCGGGGCAGCGCTCGGTTCCGGCAGCACCGGCGCCGCGGGCAACGGCGGCCAGGGCGGCAACGCCGGCACCGCGGGCAACGGCGGCAACGGCGGTCAGGGCTTCACCTACACCAGCGGCAACCACGTCGGCGGTGACGGCGGCGACGGCGGCTCTGGTGGTGACGCGGGTGCGGCCGGCAACGGCGGCGCCGCGGGCGGCGCGACCGGCCATGCGGGTGGAACCGGCAACACCGGTACCGGCGGCACCGGCGGTAACGGCGGCGCCGGCGGTAACGCCATCGGCACCAACCTCGTCACCGGTGCGGGCTTGGCCGGCGGCGTCGGCGGTGACGGCGGCTCCGGCGGTGACGGCGGTAGCGCCATCGGCCAAGGTGGCGTCGGCGGCAACGGTGGCCTGGGCGGCAACGCCAGCGCCGGGCTCAACGGCCCCAACATCGCCTTCCCCGGCGGCTACAGCGGCGGCGCCGGCGGTGACGGTGGTTACGGCGGCTCCGGCGGTGACGGCGGCGCGCTCGGCGGCAACGGCGGTCTGGGCGGCAACGGCGCCAACGGTGGTCTGGGCGGCAACGGCGGCAACGCCTTCCAGGTCAGCAGCAACGTCTCCAACCAGCCCGGGGCCGACGGCGGCCACGGTGGCGTCGGTGGTGACGGCGGTGGCGCCGGCTCCGGTGGCGATGCGCTCGGCGGCAACGGCAACGGCGGTGGCGCTGGGACCGCGGGTGTCGGTGGCCAGGGCGGCAACGGCGGAGCGGCGGCCAACGCCAACTCCAACCCGAGTGCCATCATCCTCTCGCCCAACCAGCCCGGCGGCGACGGCGGCGGCGGCGGCACCGGTGGTGCCGGCGGTAGCGGCGGTGACGGCGGTGCCGGCCACGGCACCGGCAACGGCGGCAACGCCAGCGCTGGCGGAGCGGGAGGCCAGGGTGGCACCGGCGCCAACGGCGGGTTCGCCACCGGCACAGGCACCGGCGGTGACGGCGGCAACGCCGGCTGGGGCGGTGCCGGCGGTAGCGGCGGTGACGGCGGCGGCAGCGGCTCGCTTGGCGGCAACGGCGGCACCGGTGGTGCCGGCGGCGTCGGCGGCAACACCGGCACATCGGCGGGCACCGGCGGCTACGGCGCTAATGGCAACGGCGGCACCGGCGGTTACGGCGGCCGGGCCGGCGACGGTGGCTCCGGCGGTGACGGCGGCACGGCAAACGGGCCCACCGGTAACGGCGGCGCCGCGGGCGCGGGTGGCAACGGCGGCAGCAGCGTCGTCGGCGGTAACGGCGGTAACGGCGGGGCAGCCACCGCCAGCCTCTCCGGCGGTGACGGCGGTAACGGCGGAACGGGCGGCGCCGGCGGCGTCGGCGGCTCCGGCGGCACCGGTGGTGACGCCCTCGGCAATGGCAACGGCGGCGCTGGCGGAGCCGGCGGTAACGACGGGTCCAACGCCATCGGCGGCACCGGCGGCACGGGCGGCGCGGCCAGCGCCACCCAAAACGGCGGCGACGGCGGCAACGGCGGTCAAGGCAACTGGAACGGCGGGTTCGTCCACACCGGCAGCGGTGGCGACGGCGGCAACGCGTCCGGTTCGGGCACCGGCGGCAACGGCGGAGCCGGCGGCAACGCCGCCAACCAAAGTGCCGGCGGTAGCGGCGGAGCCGGTGGTGCGGGCAGCAGCGCGGTCGGCGGCGGTAACGGCGGCGACGGCGGTACCGGTGGCAACGGCGGTCTCAGCAGCACTGGCGACTCCACTCCCGGCGGCTCCGGCGGTGACGGCGGCAGCGCCGGACCCGGCGGCCACGGCGGTAACGGCGCCAACGGCGGCACTGCGGGCACCGGCGGCAACGGCGGTAACGGCGGAGCTGCTGGGGCGGCGGGCAACGGTGTCGGGGCCGGCCATGCCGGCACGGCCGGATCCGGCGGCAATGGTTCCGGCGGCAGCGACGGCGGCAGCGGTGGTGACGGCGGCAGCGCCGGCACCGCAGGCACCGGCGGCTCCGGCGGCAACGGCACCAACGGCTCGGTCGGCGGCAACGGCGGGGCAAACGGCGCCGGTGTCCACGGCACCACAGCCCCCGGGCTGGGCACCGCAGGCGGCCCGACGGCTGGCACTCCGGGCAGCCCGAACAGTGGCGAAACCGGCGGCGGAGGCGGCGGCGGCGGAACCGGTGGCACCGCTGGCACGGGTGCGCCCTAG
- a CDS encoding helix-turn-helix domain-containing protein has translation MTGLLRAVRRERGLTLAILAERTGLTKSYLSKIERQQSTPSIAVALKVARALDVDVAQLFCDKSAELTIEVDRADDRSRDAGHYQLLAPNMLGKAMSPFIVRPFQGEDDHFPAHPGQEFLFVHAGTVELQYGENIVTLAAGDSAYFDASVNHDLRAVGKSRAQVVVVAYNEPRDDRG, from the coding sequence ATGACGGGGCTGCTGCGTGCCGTCCGCAGGGAGCGCGGCCTCACACTGGCGATCCTCGCCGAGCGGACCGGACTGACGAAGAGCTACCTTTCGAAAATTGAGCGCCAACAGAGCACACCGTCGATCGCGGTGGCACTCAAGGTTGCCCGTGCCCTCGATGTCGACGTCGCGCAATTGTTCTGCGACAAATCGGCAGAGTTGACGATCGAGGTCGATCGCGCCGACGACCGCAGCCGGGATGCCGGTCACTACCAACTACTGGCTCCCAATATGCTCGGAAAAGCTATGTCGCCGTTCATCGTTCGGCCGTTCCAGGGTGAAGACGATCACTTTCCGGCCCACCCGGGTCAGGAATTCCTGTTCGTGCATGCGGGAACAGTTGAGCTTCAGTACGGCGAGAACATCGTCACTCTCGCCGCCGGCGACAGCGCCTACTTTGACGCGTCGGTCAACCATGACCTCCGGGCGGTAGGCAAATCGCGCGCCCAGGTTGTCGTCGTCGCGTACAACGAGCCGAGAGACGATCGCGGCTGA
- the ruvC gene encoding crossover junction endodeoxyribonuclease RuvC: MRVMGVDPGLTRCGLSVVENGLGRQVIAVDVDVVRTPADDPLHRRLLAISDTVEHWMDTHLPDVIAIERVFANQNANTAMGTAQAGGVIALAAAKRDIDVHFHTPSEVKAAVTGNGRADKAQVTTMVTRILGLQAKPTPADAADALALAICHCWRAPMIARMAEAEAKVAAQRMKFAAKVKAAR, translated from the coding sequence GTGCGGGTGATGGGCGTCGATCCGGGTTTGACGCGATGTGGGCTGTCGGTCGTGGAGAACGGGTTGGGCCGGCAGGTCATCGCCGTGGACGTCGACGTCGTCCGGACCCCGGCCGATGATCCGCTGCACCGCCGCTTGCTGGCGATCAGCGACACCGTCGAGCACTGGATGGACACTCATCTGCCGGACGTCATCGCGATCGAGCGGGTGTTCGCCAACCAGAACGCGAACACCGCGATGGGGACCGCGCAGGCCGGCGGTGTGATCGCGCTCGCGGCCGCCAAACGCGACATCGACGTGCATTTCCACACCCCCAGCGAGGTCAAGGCCGCGGTGACGGGCAACGGGCGTGCCGATAAAGCCCAGGTCACCACGATGGTCACCAGAATCCTTGGGCTGCAAGCCAAACCGACGCCCGCCGACGCCGCGGATGCATTGGCGCTGGCAATCTGCCACTGCTGGCGTGCGCCGATGATCGCGCGGATGGCCGAAGCCGAGGCCAAGGTCGCCGCGCAACGGATGAAATTCGCCGCAAAAGTGAAGGCGGCCAGATGA
- the ruvA gene encoding Holliday junction branch migration protein RuvA yields the protein MISSVRGEVLDIALDHVVIEASGVGYKLMATPSTLATLRRGNEARLITAMIVREDSMTLYGFPDGDARDLFMTLLGVSGVGPKIALATLAVYDATALRQALADGDVNALTRVPGIGKRSAERLVLELRDKIGPVGTGGAAPSLNGHSVRGPVVEALVGLGFAAKQAEEATDKVLAADAHATTSTALRSALSLLGKTK from the coding sequence ATGATCTCGTCAGTTCGCGGTGAGGTCCTCGACATCGCGCTCGACCACGTCGTCATCGAGGCCTCGGGCGTCGGCTACAAGCTGATGGCCACCCCGTCCACGCTGGCGACGCTTCGCCGCGGTAACGAAGCGCGCCTGATCACAGCGATGATCGTGCGCGAAGACTCGATGACGCTCTACGGCTTTCCCGACGGTGACGCCCGCGATCTGTTCATGACGTTGCTGGGCGTGTCAGGTGTCGGACCGAAGATCGCGCTGGCCACTTTGGCGGTCTATGACGCCACGGCCTTGCGGCAAGCGCTCGCGGACGGCGACGTGAACGCACTCACCCGGGTGCCGGGCATCGGCAAGCGCAGCGCCGAGCGGCTGGTGCTGGAATTGCGCGACAAGATCGGCCCGGTAGGAACGGGCGGGGCGGCTCCGTCGTTGAACGGCCACAGCGTTCGCGGTCCCGTGGTGGAAGCCCTTGTGGGACTTGGCTTTGCGGCCAAACAGGCCGAAGAGGCCACCGATAAGGTACTGGCGGCCGACGCCCACGCCACCACATCGACGGCGCTGCGGTCCGCACTGTCATTGCTGGGGAAGACGAAGTGA
- the ruvB gene encoding Holliday junction branch migration DNA helicase RuvB, translating to MSHDDDELEDREVSAALTVGEGDVDASLRPRSLREFIGQPRVREQLQLVLEGAKNRGGTPDHILLSGPPGLGKTSLAMIIAAELGTSLRVTSGPALERAGDLAAMLSNLVDHDVLFIDEIHRIARPAEEMLYLAMEDFRVDVVVGKGPGATSIPLDVAPFTLVGATTRSGALTGPLRDRFGFTAHMDFYEPAELERVLGRSAGILGIELGAEAGAEIARRSRGTPRIANRLLRRVRDFAEVRADGVITRDVAKSALEVYDVDELGLDRLDRAVLTALTRSFGGGPVGVSTLAVAVGEEATTVEEVCEPFLVRAGMIARTPRGRVATPQAWMHLGMTPPPRASGLGQPGLFE from the coding sequence ATGAGTCACGACGACGACGAACTTGAAGACCGAGAGGTCTCGGCGGCGCTGACGGTCGGTGAAGGTGATGTCGACGCGAGTTTGCGGCCGCGTTCGTTGCGGGAGTTCATCGGCCAGCCGCGGGTGCGCGAACAGCTGCAGCTTGTTCTCGAAGGCGCCAAGAACCGTGGCGGCACACCGGATCACATCCTGCTGTCCGGTCCGCCCGGGCTGGGCAAGACGTCGCTGGCGATGATCATCGCCGCCGAGCTGGGAACATCGCTCCGAGTGACGTCCGGTCCGGCGTTGGAACGCGCCGGCGACCTGGCCGCGATGCTGTCCAACCTCGTCGACCACGATGTGTTGTTCATCGACGAGATTCATCGGATCGCCCGGCCCGCCGAGGAGATGCTGTATCTGGCGATGGAGGACTTCCGGGTGGACGTCGTCGTCGGCAAAGGCCCTGGGGCAACGTCGATTCCGCTCGACGTAGCTCCTTTCACGTTGGTCGGTGCGACCACTCGGTCCGGGGCTCTGACCGGACCGCTGCGCGACCGCTTCGGGTTCACTGCGCACATGGATTTCTACGAGCCCGCCGAACTGGAGCGGGTGCTGGGCCGGTCGGCGGGCATTTTGGGCATCGAGCTCGGCGCGGAGGCCGGCGCGGAGATCGCTCGCCGCTCGCGGGGCACGCCGCGGATCGCCAACCGGCTGTTGCGACGGGTTCGTGACTTCGCCGAGGTCCGCGCCGACGGCGTGATCACCCGCGACGTCGCCAAGTCCGCTCTGGAGGTCTACGACGTCGACGAGCTCGGTCTCGACCGGCTGGACCGGGCGGTGCTGACGGCGCTGACCCGCAGCTTCGGCGGCGGTCCGGTGGGGGTGTCGACGCTTGCGGTCGCAGTCGGCGAAGAGGCCACCACCGTGGAGGAGGTGTGCGAGCCTTTCCTGGTGCGCGCCGGGATGATCGCGCGCACGCCGCGCGGCCGGGTGGCCACCCCGCAGGCGTGGATGCATCTGGGAATGACGCCGCCCCCGCGGGCCAGCGGGTTAGGGCAGCCGGGACTGTTCGAATAG
- a CDS encoding DUF1304 domain-containing protein encodes MIAAALVFAGLAGLLHVYIFTMESLTWTSKRTRAAFGTTPEEAETTKLLAFNQGFYNLFLAIVTGVGIGACELGHHGVGAALIFAGVGSMLAAAVVLLASAPDKARAALTQGTFPAIAVVLLVIGLSSH; translated from the coding sequence ATGATCGCCGCCGCATTGGTGTTCGCCGGTCTGGCCGGTTTGCTGCACGTCTACATCTTCACCATGGAGTCGCTGACCTGGACCAGCAAGCGCACTCGCGCCGCATTCGGCACGACGCCGGAGGAGGCCGAAACCACCAAGCTGCTGGCCTTCAACCAGGGCTTCTACAACCTCTTCCTGGCGATCGTCACCGGCGTTGGGATCGGCGCCTGCGAACTGGGGCATCACGGTGTCGGTGCAGCGCTTATTTTCGCCGGCGTCGGGTCCATGCTCGCGGCCGCAGTTGTGTTGCTGGCGTCGGCCCCGGACAAGGCCCGCGCCGCGCTGACGCAGGGCACATTTCCGGCGATCGCCGTCGTGCTCTTGGTGATCGGTCTCTCCTCCCACTGA
- the car gene encoding carboxylic acid reductase, with translation MSTDTQEERQEQRTAELAANDPEFAAAGPDQAVSDAIEAAAPHLPQVVKAVLEGYAERPALAQRAYELVEDPQTGRTTAKLLPWFSHVTYGELAERVDELSRALTDGLIEAGDRVCVLGFTSVDYTTIDIALGLAGAISVPLQTSAAITQLQPIVLETEPAVFAASVDYLSDGVDVIVAAAEAGHTPGRLVVFDYRDEVDDNREALQAARERLAGLSLTVETLDEVRERGAKLPAAQAVQAGQADNDPLALLIYTSGSTGAPKGAMYPQSNVAKMWNRSTKNWFGPSAASISLNFMPMSHVMGRGTLYGTLGNGGTAYFAARSDLSTLLEDLRLVRPTELNFVPRIWEMLYSEFHNEVGRRTAEGVDRQTAESQVLTELRNEQLGGRFIFAMTGSAPISPELRAWVESLLDMHLLDGYGSTEAGMVLFDGVIQRPPVLDYKLVDVPDLGYFNTDRPYPRGELVLKTGNMFPGYYKRAETTANVFDDDGYYRTGDVFAEVARDTLKYVDRRNNVLKLAQGEFVTLAKLEAEFGNSPLVRQIYVYGNSSQPYLLAVVVPSDANASKSAIAESLQTVARQANLQSYEVPRDFIVETTPFSLENGLLTGIRKLAWPKLKQHYGERLEQLYADLAEGQANELSELRRSGAGAPVLQTVSRAAAAMLGAAKSDLTPDAHFTDLGGDSLSALTFGNLLHEIFDVDVPVGVIVSPANDLQAIADYIEGERQGSKRPSFASVHGRGAVEVHASDLTLDKFIDAATLAAAPELPGPATEVRTVLLTGSTGFLGRYLALDWLERMDLVDGKVIALVRAKTDGEARARLDSTFDSGDPKLLEHYRALAADHLEVIAGDKGEANLGLDATTWQRLADTVDLIVDPAALVNHVLPYSELFGPNAVGTAELLRIALTSKLKAYTYVSTIGVGDQIQPGAFIEDADIRQISATRKINDGYANGYGNSKWAGEVLLREAHDLCGLPVAVFRCDMILADTTYAGQLNLPDMFTRMMLSLVATGVAPGSFYELDADGNRQRAHYDGLPVEFIAEAVSTLGPTVADEAAGFQTYHVMNPYDDGIGLDEYVDWLIDAGYSIQRVGDYAAWLQRFETTLRGLPERQRQYSLLPLLHNYQRPQAPINGSMAPTDRFRAAVQDAKIGPDKDIPHVSQPMIVKYITDLHLLGLL, from the coding sequence ATGTCGACAGACACCCAAGAAGAACGTCAGGAACAACGCACCGCGGAGTTGGCCGCCAACGACCCGGAGTTCGCCGCCGCCGGGCCCGACCAGGCCGTCAGCGACGCCATCGAAGCGGCCGCGCCGCACCTCCCCCAGGTGGTCAAGGCCGTTCTGGAGGGTTACGCCGAACGGCCCGCATTGGCTCAACGCGCCTACGAACTCGTCGAAGATCCGCAAACCGGGCGCACAACCGCCAAGCTGCTGCCCTGGTTCTCTCACGTCACCTACGGCGAGCTTGCCGAGCGTGTCGATGAGTTGTCCCGCGCGCTGACCGACGGGCTGATCGAAGCCGGCGACCGGGTCTGCGTGCTCGGCTTCACCAGCGTCGACTACACCACGATCGACATCGCACTGGGTCTGGCAGGCGCCATCTCCGTGCCGCTGCAGACCAGCGCGGCGATCACCCAGCTGCAGCCCATCGTCCTCGAGACCGAACCCGCCGTCTTCGCCGCCAGTGTCGACTACTTGTCCGACGGCGTGGACGTAATCGTCGCGGCCGCCGAGGCAGGCCACACGCCCGGACGGCTGGTGGTCTTCGACTACCGCGACGAAGTCGACGACAACCGCGAGGCGCTGCAGGCCGCTCGCGAACGCCTGGCCGGCCTTTCGCTGACCGTCGAAACCCTCGACGAGGTTCGCGAGCGCGGCGCCAAACTGCCTGCGGCACAAGCCGTCCAAGCTGGCCAAGCCGACAATGACCCGCTGGCGCTGCTGATCTACACCTCTGGCAGCACCGGAGCACCCAAGGGCGCCATGTACCCGCAGAGCAACGTCGCGAAGATGTGGAACCGCTCGACCAAAAACTGGTTCGGTCCCAGCGCCGCGTCGATCAGCCTGAACTTCATGCCGATGAGCCACGTGATGGGTCGCGGCACCCTTTACGGGACGCTCGGCAACGGCGGCACCGCCTACTTCGCCGCCAGGAGCGACCTGTCGACGCTGCTGGAAGACCTGCGTCTGGTCCGGCCCACCGAGCTGAACTTCGTGCCGCGCATCTGGGAGATGCTCTACAGCGAGTTCCACAATGAGGTCGGTCGTCGGACCGCCGAAGGTGTGGACCGTCAGACCGCCGAGTCGCAGGTGCTGACCGAGTTGCGCAATGAGCAGCTGGGTGGGCGCTTCATCTTCGCAATGACCGGATCGGCCCCGATCTCTCCCGAACTGCGCGCCTGGGTCGAGTCGCTGCTCGACATGCACCTGCTCGACGGCTATGGCTCCACCGAGGCCGGCATGGTCCTGTTCGACGGCGTCATCCAGCGTCCGCCAGTGCTCGACTACAAGCTGGTCGACGTCCCGGATCTGGGCTACTTCAACACCGACCGGCCGTATCCGCGCGGCGAGCTTGTGCTCAAGACCGGCAACATGTTCCCCGGCTACTACAAGCGAGCCGAGACGACTGCCAACGTCTTCGACGATGACGGCTACTACCGCACCGGCGACGTGTTCGCCGAGGTTGCACGCGACACGTTGAAGTACGTCGACCGGCGCAACAACGTGCTGAAGCTGGCGCAGGGCGAATTCGTCACGCTGGCCAAGCTGGAAGCGGAGTTCGGCAACAGCCCGCTGGTCCGCCAGATCTACGTCTACGGAAACAGCTCTCAGCCTTATCTTTTGGCGGTCGTCGTGCCGAGCGATGCGAACGCGTCGAAGTCGGCGATCGCCGAGTCGCTGCAGACCGTTGCACGACAAGCGAATCTGCAGTCCTATGAGGTGCCGCGCGACTTCATCGTCGAGACAACGCCTTTCAGCCTGGAAAACGGTCTGCTGACCGGTATCCGCAAGCTGGCGTGGCCGAAGCTCAAGCAGCACTACGGCGAGCGCCTCGAACAGCTGTACGCCGACTTGGCCGAAGGCCAGGCGAATGAACTGTCCGAGTTGCGGCGCAGCGGCGCCGGTGCGCCGGTGCTACAGACCGTCAGCCGCGCCGCGGCGGCGATGCTCGGCGCAGCGAAGTCCGATCTGACGCCCGACGCGCACTTCACCGATCTTGGCGGAGATTCGTTGTCCGCGTTGACATTCGGCAATCTCCTGCACGAGATCTTCGACGTCGATGTGCCGGTCGGCGTGATCGTCAGCCCCGCCAACGACCTGCAGGCCATCGCCGACTACATCGAGGGCGAGCGCCAGGGCAGCAAGCGGCCGAGCTTCGCCTCGGTGCACGGGCGCGGCGCGGTCGAGGTGCACGCCAGTGACCTGACGCTGGACAAGTTCATCGACGCGGCAACCCTGGCCGCCGCCCCCGAGCTGCCCGGGCCCGCCACCGAGGTGCGCACCGTGCTATTGACCGGATCCACTGGTTTTCTAGGCCGCTACCTGGCGCTGGACTGGCTGGAGCGGATGGACCTGGTCGACGGCAAGGTGATCGCGCTGGTAAGGGCCAAGACTGACGGAGAAGCGCGCGCCCGGTTGGACAGCACGTTCGACAGCGGCGACCCGAAGCTGCTGGAGCACTACCGGGCGCTGGCCGCCGACCACTTGGAGGTCATCGCCGGTGACAAGGGCGAGGCCAACCTCGGCCTGGACGCCACGACCTGGCAGCGGCTGGCCGACACCGTCGACCTGATCGTCGACCCGGCAGCCCTGGTCAACCACGTGCTGCCGTACAGCGAGTTGTTCGGCCCCAACGCGGTGGGCACCGCGGAGCTGCTGCGGATCGCGTTGACCAGCAAGCTGAAGGCGTACACCTACGTGTCGACGATTGGTGTGGGTGACCAGATCCAGCCCGGCGCCTTCATCGAGGACGCCGACATCCGGCAGATCAGCGCCACCCGCAAGATCAACGACGGGTACGCCAACGGATACGGCAACAGCAAGTGGGCCGGCGAGGTGTTGTTGCGCGAAGCGCACGACCTGTGTGGCCTGCCGGTCGCGGTGTTCCGCTGCGACATGATCCTGGCCGACACCACGTACGCGGGCCAGCTCAACCTGCCGGACATGTTCACCCGGATGATGCTCAGCCTGGTCGCCACCGGCGTCGCACCCGGGTCGTTCTACGAACTCGACGCGGACGGCAACCGGCAACGCGCCCACTACGACGGGCTTCCCGTCGAATTCATCGCCGAGGCGGTCTCGACCTTGGGCCCAACGGTGGCCGATGAGGCGGCCGGGTTCCAGACCTACCACGTGATGAACCCCTACGACGACGGCATCGGCCTCGACGAGTACGTCGACTGGCTGATCGACGCCGGGTATTCGATCCAGCGGGTCGGCGACTACGCCGCCTGGCTGCAGCGATTCGAGACGACGCTGCGGGGCCTGCCCGAACGCCAGCGGCAGTACTCGCTGTTGCCGCTGCTGCACAACTACCAGCGGCCGCAGGCTCCGATCAACGGGTCGATGGCACCTACCGATCGGTTCCGCGCCGCGGTGCAAGATGCGAAAATCGGTCCGGACAAAGACATTCCGCATGTCTCGCAGCCGATGATCGTCAAGTACATCACCGATCTGCACTTGCTCGGACTGCTCTGA